One region of Manis pentadactyla isolate mManPen7 chromosome 9, mManPen7.hap1, whole genome shotgun sequence genomic DNA includes:
- the FADD gene encoding FAS-associated death domain protein, producing the protein MDPFLVLLHSVSAGLSSNEVTELKFLCQGRVGKRKMEGVQSGLDLFSVLLEQNELGPECTVLLRDLLASLRRQDLLRRLDDFEAGAAHGAAPRERDLRAAFDIICDNVGKDWRRLARQLKVSDAKIDAIEEKYPRNLTEQVRESLRVWKNTGKEDAAVSHLVAALRACRLNLVADLIEEDQQARDLQNQDLAPCP; encoded by the exons ATGGACCCGTTCTTGGTCCTGCTGCACTCGGTGTCGGCCGGCCTGTCGAGCAACGAAGTCACGGAGCTCAAGTTCCTGTGCCAGGGCCGCGTTGGCAAGAGGAAGATGGAGGGCGTGCAGAGCGGCCTCGACCTCTTCTCCGTGCTGCTCGAGCAGAACGAGCTGGGGCCCGAGTGCACCGTTCTGCTGCGCGACCTGCTCGCCTCCCTGCGGCGCCAGGACCTGCTGCGGCGGCTGGACGACTTCGAGGCGGGCGCGGCGCACGGGGCCGCGCCGCGGGAGCGAG ATCTGCGTGCAGCTTTTGACATCATATGTGATAACGTGGGGAAGGACTGGAGAAGACTGGCTCGCCAGCTGAAAGTGTCCGATGCCAAGATCGATGCCATCGAGGAGAAATACCCCCGCAACCTGACGGAGCAGGTGAGGGAGTCTCTGAGAGTCTGGAAGAACACTGGGAAGGAGGACGCCGCCGTGTCCCACCTGGTGGCGGCGCTCAGGGCCTGCCGGCTGAATCTAGTGGCAGACCTCATCGAGGAGGACCAGCAGGCCCGGGACCTCCAGAACCAGGACCTGGCGCCATGTCCCTGA